The Jiangella alba genome includes the window CGCGCTCGTACATCCGGTCGAAGCCCTCGGCCTGCGCCCGGAACACGTCCGGCGGGTCACCCTGCTGGAACATCAGCTCGACGGCGCCCAGCTGCTGGTCCGTGGGGTTCTCGATGACGTCGACGGTGATGTCGGGGTGCTCCTCCTCGAACTGGTCGAACTGGGCCCGGTAGAACTCGCTGGCGCCGGGCGGGTCCGGGACCAGCGCGACGGTGATGGTGACGTTCTCGCCGGAGGCGTCGTCGTTGCCGCTGTCGTCCTCGCCGCTGCCGACGAGGTTGCAGCCGGTGGCCGTCAGGGCGACGGCCGATGCGGCGGCCGCCCAGCGCAGCGTGCGTCGGGTTCGAGACATGGTTCTCGCGGACTCCTTTGTCGGTGAACGTGAAGGTCAGTGCCGCTCCGCCGGCGCGTGCCGGGGACCGAGATAGCCGAGGCCGACGCTGATCGAGTCGGCCACTTCGATGACGGTGCTGGCCAGCTCGGGATCGCCGTCGGCGAGTCCCAGCGCGGAGAGCGGGCCGGAGATCGAGAGCGCGGCGACGATCTCGCCGGACTGGTCGAGCACCGGGGCCGCGACGCAGGAGCGTCCCAGCGCCAGTTCCTCGACCTCGGTGGCGTAGCCGCGAAGCGCGACCAGGTCGAGCGCGGTGTCGAGCTCGTCGTGGTCGCAGATCGTGCGTGGCGTGTAGCGGTGCAGGTCGGGAACCAGCTCGCGGCGCTGGGCCGGGGTGAGGGCGAGCAACAGGCACTTGCCGATGCCGGTGGCGTGCAGCGGGTTGCGCTGCCCCATCAGCGTGAACGACTTCGGCGCCAGCCGGCCCTCGAAGTTGCACAGGTAGAACAGCGACGACCCGTGCCGGACCGCCACGTTGACGCCGAGGCCCAGCGTTCCGGCCAGCAGCTGTGCCGCCTGCCGGGCCTCGCGGTGCACCGGATGCTGGTTGATCGCGACACCGGCCAGCGTGAGCAGGGCCGGGCCGAGCCGGTACAGGTTGCTGGCCGGGTCACGCTCGACGTACTCCAGCGACTCCAGCGTGGCCAGCAGCCGCGACGCCGTCGACTGACCCAGCCCGGCGTACTTCGCGACGTCGGAGACCCGCAGCGCACGCCCGTCGAGGAAGGCGGCAAGAACACTCGCCGCCTTCTCGACGCTCTGGTTCGTGCTCTGCTCCGACGCCACTGTCGCTCCTGATATTGAAGGTTGCGTGCACTATGTGGGAGAGTTACGCATATGTTGCATCACGTCAAGCCCTCCTCGGATACCTGATGGTGATTCGTGATGTGGAGACCTTCATCCTGAAGGTCGCCGCCGACGATGCCTATCTGGGGACGCTGCGCGACGGCAGCGAGATCGGCCCCGGCTACTCCGTGCGCGAGCCGTGGCGCAGCCTCTACTCCGACCGGTTCGAGACGCTGCTGGTCAAGGTGACGGCCGACGACGGCACCGCCGGCTGGGGCGAGGCGCTGGCGCCGGTGGCCCCCGAGGTGCCCGGTTCGATCGTCGACCTGCTGCTCGCGCCGGTCCTGCGGGGCATGGACGCGACCCGGCCGCGGCCCGCCTGGTCCCGGCTGCGCGACCTCATGCGCGAGCGGGGCCACCTCGCCGGGCACCAGGCCGACGCGCTGGCCGCCGTCGACATCGCGCTGTGGGACCTCGCCGGGAAGCTGGCCGGGCGCCCCGTCGCCGACCTGCTCGGCGGCGCGTTCCGCGACGAGCTGCCGGTGTACGTCTCGGGGCTGCCGCGCCCGTCCGATGCCGCCCGCGCCTGGCTGGCCCGCGACTGGGCGAACCGCGGCGCCACCGCGGTGAAGCTGCACCTCGGGTACGGCGTCGACGCCGACCTCGCCACCGTCGACGCGGTCCGCAGTGCCGCGCCGGCGCTGCGGGTGGCCGTCGACGCGCACTGGGCCTATTCCTTCACCGAGGCGCTGCGGCTGGCCGCAGGACTGGCCGAGCGGTCCGGCTGGTTCCTGGAGGCGCCGCTGGCGCCGGAGGACCTCGCCGGGCACGTCGAACTGGCCGGCCGGTCCCCGGTGCCGATCGCGGCCGGCGAGTCGCTGCGGCACCGCTACGAGTTCCGGCAGTGGCTCGACGCCGGCGCCGTGGCGATCGCCCAGCCCGACGTGGGCCGCACCGGCATCACCGAGGCCATGGTGATCGCCGAGCTGGCCGCCGCCCGGCACGTCCCGGTCGCGCCGCACCACTCCACCGGCCAGGCCGTGGCGCTGGCCGCCGGCCTGCACGTCGCCGCGGCCGTCGAGCTGCTGACGGCGTTCGAGTACCAGCCGCTGTCCACCGAGGTCGGGCAGCGGATCGTGCGCACGCCGCTGGCCACCGGCCCGGCCCGCATCCCCCTGCCCACCGGCCCCGGTCTCGGGGTCGACGTCGACGAAGAAGCCATCCGCGTGATCGCCGAGGAGAGTCGAACCGTATGACCCACACCGTCCACGGCCTGGTCCCGATCCTGGCCACCCCCTTCCTTCCCGACGGCGCCCTGGACCGGCCGGGCCTGCGCCGGCTGGTCGAGTTCCAGCTGGCCTCCGGCGTCGACGGCGTCGCGGTGTTCGGGATGGCCAGCGAGGGATTCGCGCTGACGCTGGAGGAGCGCCAGCAGATCCTGCACGACGTCCGCGACGTCATCGGGACCGCCGTCCCCGTCGTCGCCGGGGTGAACGGGACGTCGTCGGTGACGGCGCTGGAGCAGGCCGCCGAGGCGGCGACGGCCGGCGCCGACACGCTCATGGTGCTGCCGCCGTTCATGGTGAAGCCGGGGCCGGACCAGCTGGTCGAGTTCTACGGCCGCATCGGCGAGTTCGCCGTCTCCGCCGGCACCGAGGTCATGGTGCAGGACGCGCCCGGCGTCACCGGCGTCGCGATGTCGCCGTCGCTGATCGTCGAGCTGAGCAAGCTCGACGGCGTCACGTCGGTCAAGGTCGAGGCGCCGCCCACGGTGCCCAAGGTCGGCGCCGTCGCCGACGCCGTCGCCGACGAGGGGGCCGGGTTCGCCGTCCTGGGCGGCCAGAACTCGCAGTTCGTGCTCGACGAGTACGCGCGCGGGTCGATCGGCACCATGCCGGCCTGCGAGTTCCCCGACCTGCTCGCGCCGATCCTGGCGTCCTGGAACGCCGGCGAGCGGGCCGAGGCGCGGGCGGCGTTCGCCCGGCTGCTGCCTCTGATCGTGCACGGCCTGCAGCAGGGCATCGCGTGGGCGGTGCACAAGGAGGTGCTGGTGCGCCGCGGCATCATCGAGCACACGGCCGTCCGGCTGCCGGCCAAGCCGCTGGACGCGGGTGGCCGGGCGCTGCTGGATGAGATCCTGACCGCGTTGGACCTGTGACGCACGGGAGGACCATGGCGGACATCGAGGTCGGCGGGCGGTTCGGCCGGCTGTACGGGTACCTCGACTGGCCCGTGCGGCTGGCCGCCCTCAACCTGCTGTGGCTGCTCGGCGTGCTGGCCGGGCTGGTGCTGTTCGGGCTGGCCCCGGCCACGGCCGCGCTGTACGCCGTCCTGCGGGGCTACCTGCTGGGCCGCTCGCCGCGGCTGTGGCACGACTTCTGGGCCACGTGGCGCGCGTCGCTGCGCTCGTCGCAGCTGGTGCTCGGCCTGCCCATCGTCACCGTCTGGGTGGTGGTGTTCTACCTGCTACTGGCGCGGTCGACGCCGTTCGCGGCGGGCATGGCGGTGCTGGCGGCCGGCTACCTGGCGACGCTGCTGCAGTTGCCCGCCGTCGTGGCCCACCTCGACCTCCCCGCCGTGCGGTCGTGGCAGGTCGCGGCGGAGGTGGCTTGGCGGCGGCCGCTGGCCACGCTGGCCGTCGCCGTCCTCGTCGCGGGGCTGGCGGTCGGCGGCTGGCTCACGACGCCGGCCGCCGTCCCGCTGTTCTTCCCCGCCCTGCCCGCGCTGCTGGCGACGCTCACCGTCCAGCGCGCGCTCGAACCGCCGTCGCCAGCTCGCTGAGCAGGTCCGTCGTCGTCTCCCAGCTCATGCACGCGTCGGTGACGCTCTGGCCGTACACCAGCGGCGTCGCGCCGATGTCCTGCCGGCCGGCCACCAGGAAGCTCTCCAGCATGACGCCGGCGATGCCGCGCTGGCCGCCGGCGATCTGCTGCGCGATCTCGCGGGTGACGACCGCCTGCCGCTCGTGGTCCTTGCCGCTGTTGCCGTGGCTGGCGTCGATGACCAGCCGCTCCGGCAGCTGCGCCTTGTGCAGCAGCGCCAGCGCGTCGCGGACGTGGCCGGGGCCGTAGTTCGGGCCGGCGCTGCCGCCGCGCAGGATGACGTGGCAGTCGGGGTTGCCGGCGGTGCTGACGGCGGCCGCGCGGCCGTCGTGGTCGACGCCGAAGAACACGTGGCCGTGCGCCGCCGCCGTGCAGCCGTCGATGGCCGCCTGGACGTCGCCGCTGGTGGCGTTCTTGAACCCG containing:
- a CDS encoding IclR family transcriptional regulator, with translation MASEQSTNQSVEKAASVLAAFLDGRALRVSDVAKYAGLGQSTASRLLATLESLEYVERDPASNLYRLGPALLTLAGVAINQHPVHREARQAAQLLAGTLGLGVNVAVRHGSSLFYLCNFEGRLAPKSFTLMGQRNPLHATGIGKCLLLALTPAQRRELVPDLHRYTPRTICDHDELDTALDLVALRGYATEVEELALGRSCVAAPVLDQSGEIVAALSISGPLSALGLADGDPELASTVIEVADSISVGLGYLGPRHAPAERH
- a CDS encoding mandelate racemase/muconate lactonizing enzyme family protein; this translates as MVIRDVETFILKVAADDAYLGTLRDGSEIGPGYSVREPWRSLYSDRFETLLVKVTADDGTAGWGEALAPVAPEVPGSIVDLLLAPVLRGMDATRPRPAWSRLRDLMRERGHLAGHQADALAAVDIALWDLAGKLAGRPVADLLGGAFRDELPVYVSGLPRPSDAARAWLARDWANRGATAVKLHLGYGVDADLATVDAVRSAAPALRVAVDAHWAYSFTEALRLAAGLAERSGWFLEAPLAPEDLAGHVELAGRSPVPIAAGESLRHRYEFRQWLDAGAVAIAQPDVGRTGITEAMVIAELAAARHVPVAPHHSTGQAVALAAGLHVAAAVELLTAFEYQPLSTEVGQRIVRTPLATGPARIPLPTGPGLGVDVDEEAIRVIAEESRTV
- a CDS encoding dihydrodipicolinate synthase family protein — its product is MTHTVHGLVPILATPFLPDGALDRPGLRRLVEFQLASGVDGVAVFGMASEGFALTLEERQQILHDVRDVIGTAVPVVAGVNGTSSVTALEQAAEAATAGADTLMVLPPFMVKPGPDQLVEFYGRIGEFAVSAGTEVMVQDAPGVTGVAMSPSLIVELSKLDGVTSVKVEAPPTVPKVGAVADAVADEGAGFAVLGGQNSQFVLDEYARGSIGTMPACEFPDLLAPILASWNAGERAEARAAFARLLPLIVHGLQQGIAWAVHKEVLVRRGIIEHTAVRLPAKPLDAGGRALLDEILTALDL
- a CDS encoding DUF624 domain-containing protein — encoded protein: MADIEVGGRFGRLYGYLDWPVRLAALNLLWLLGVLAGLVLFGLAPATAALYAVLRGYLLGRSPRLWHDFWATWRASLRSSQLVLGLPIVTVWVVVFYLLLARSTPFAAGMAVLAAGYLATLLQLPAVVAHLDLPAVRSWQVAAEVAWRRPLATLAVAVLVAGLAVGGWLTTPAAVPLFFPALPALLATLTVQRALEPPSPAR